Genomic window (Candidatus Methylomirabilis limnetica):
GCGGCGCCGATGCCGCCAGGAGCTGACTCATCCCGTGTCTAATCCTCTGCGGACAGCCGACTTTGACTACATCCTGCCCCCCGATCTGATTGCCCAGGCGCCCGCTCCAGAGCGTGATCGCTCGCGGCTCCTGGTCCTTGATCGGAACACGGGCGTCCTGCAACATCGAATCTTCCGAGATCTTCCAGAATACCTCCTTCCAGGAGATCTGTTGGTCGTCAATGAGGCTAAAGTGATCCCCGCCAGGCTCTTTGGTCGATCCGAGCGGCGACATCTCATCGAGGTATTGCTCCTGTGTGAAGTTGAAGCCGATCCCGACTTAAAGCGTGCCGGAACAAGCTGCTGGGAGGCTTTGGTCAAGCCATCCAGACAGGTTCGGACCGGCGACCGCCTTGCCCTGGCAGATGAAACGATCACGGCCGAGGTGATAGAGAAACGCGGTGAGGGACGCCACCTGCTCAAGCTCGCGTATGACGGAAAACTCGCCGACCTCCTGTGGCAATTCGGCCAGATGCCGGTTCCACCGTACATCAAAAGGCAGCGATCAGCGATCAGCAGTCAGCAGTCAGCAAAAGACGATCTGACTTCTCCATACCCTATACCCTATCCCCTAGACCCTGTTCTTTTGGATCGCGAGCGGTACCAAACGGTATACGCAAAGCATGAAGGGGCCATTGCGGCGCCTACGGCCGGCCTCCACTTCACACCGGAACTGATCGAAACGCTTACGCGGCAGGGCGTCGCCGTAGCCCCGATCACCCTCTATGTCGGCCCTGGTACGTTTCGTCCTATTCGGGTGGAGGAGGTTTCTGCGCATCAGATGGAGTCGGAGCGTTACATTGTTCCGGAACAGACGGCCCTGGCGGTCAAAGCCGCAAAGAGAGAGGGGCGGAGGGTGATCGCGGTCGGGACTACGACCGTCCGGGCACTTGAGCACGCCGCAGTCGATGGCGACGTGAGGTCCGGGGCCGGTGCAACAGACCTCTTTATCTATCCGGGCTATCGCTATAGGTGCATCGACGCCCTGATCACCAACTTTCATCTTCCTCGCTCCACCCTCTTCATGCTGGTCTCAGCCTTCGCAGGCCGGGATGCCGTCCTGGCTGCGTATTGTGAGGCTATCGCCCTACGCTACCGTTTCTATTCCTACGGCGACGCGATGTTGATTGTATGATAAGGTAGCCGGATGGCAATCAGCGGATTCTGACCTAGCTGAAAGCTGAACGCTGAGTGCTAACAGCTTCATAGGAGCGATAGTGACCTTCGAGTTGCTGAAGATCGATGCTGCAACAGGCGCACGGCGGGGGCGGCTGAGGACGCCCCACGGCGCGGTGGAGACCCCTGCATTCATGCCCTGCGGGACTGGAGGCGCGGTCAAGGCGCTCACGCCCCATGAGCTGGAGACCGAGGGGGTACAGATGGCCCTGTGCAACACCTACCACCTCTACCTGCGTCCAGGCCATCGACTTATTGAGGAGCTTGGCGGTTTGCATCGTTTCATGGCGTGGTCCGGCTCGATCCTCACCGACAGTGGGGGGTTCCAGGTCTACAGTCTGGCTCCATTACGACAGATCTCGGAAGAGGGGGTGAGCTTTCGGTCCCATCTTGACGGATCACTTCACTTTCTCTCGCCGGAGCTCGCCATCGAAGTCCAAAAATCTCTTGGGGCGGATATCATCATGCCGCTTGACGAGTGCGCCCCCTATCCCTCTACCACTGACTACCTTCAGCGGTCGCTAGGGCTGACGCTCAAGTGGGCAGAACGGTCCCGGGTAGCCCATCTCAATGGGCAACCGGCGTTGTTCGGCATCTTACAGGGCGGGACCGACAAGGCGCTTCGGGAACAGGCCGCAACAGCCCTGCAGAAGATCGGCTTTGACGGCTATGCGTTAGGCGGTCTCGCCGTCGGTGAGCCGAAAGCGGTAATGTACGAGACCGTCGCTCACACCACACCGCTCTTGCCTGTCGATCGGCCTCGCTACCTGATGGGGGTCGGAACGCCGGAGGATCTCGTGGAAAGCGTTATGCGGGGGGTGGATATGTTCGACTGCGTGATGCCCACCCGGCACGGCAGGACCGGAAGCCTGTTTACCAGCCAGGGCCGGATCAATATTAAGGGGGCGGCGCATGCGTCAGACGAGAGGCCGCTCGATCCCGCCTGTGATTGTTACACGTGCCGGCACTTCTCCCGCGCCTATCTCCGGCACCTCTTTATGGCGGGCGAGATCCTTGGGCTGCGCTTGAACACGCTTCACAACCTTCATTTCTATCTTACGCTCATGCAGCAGATCCGCCAAGCTATCGAAGATGGGAGCCTTACCGCATTCCGGACAAGGTTTCTTGAGGAAGCTGGTACGCTGAATCGCGACGAAACCGTGGCATAACAGAAGAAAACCAAGAGGAGGTAAGAAAATGGGAATGGCGTTTGCGCAGGATGCAACACCGGGAGGTCCACCTTCAGGCATGCTCGGGGCCCTCATCACTCCGATAGCAATATTCGTTGTCTTTTATTTCTTAATGATTCGCCCCCAGCAGAAGAAGTCGCGAGAGCAAAAGGATATGCTCGAAAACCTGAAGACCGGCGATGAAATCATAAGCACTGGAGGATTGTACGGTACAATAGTCAAGTTTGGTGATAACGACCGGGTCAAGGTCAAGATCGCCGAGAATGTCACGATTGAGATCGCCAGAAGCGCCCTCACCGGTAAGGTCACTACGACGACGGAGGTGGCGAAGAGTTAGAGCGATTAAGCCTGTCCTCATATGCTTTATTACGGGGAGCATAAAATAGATTGCACTCTTGCACAACATCTCCAGCAACTTCCCCATTTGCTAAAGGGGGTAGGCTATTTTAGGCTCTGAGTAATAAGTGGGGAACTACACCTCCAGGGTAGTGCACTTCAGGTGCTGGCTCTCCCGGACGCTAAGCAAGATCTGGTGATCCTGAGCTTGGGTGCGTAGCTCGTTCAGTCGAAGGAAGCAATGGGTGGCAGGCACCCGCCTAGACGAGCATCTATTGGAAGAGCTCAACTGGTAGGTGGTAGGAGCAGCGTCCGTCCATGAGACGGCTTGTTGCAGACCTGACTGCTAACGGGCTACGGCTTTCTCCTCCCATGCCGCATAGTCTTCGGTGAAATATTTAAGCCGAACTTTTTTGAATTCTCGCGTCGTCCACAGCATCGCGTAATCGCCGATACCCGTCTCTCGGCTGATCTCCGCTACCGTCTCCTCACAGGCTTCGCGGCTCTTCTGATGGACCATCGTAAAGAGCGTAAACGGCCACTCCGGGTAGATAGGGCGCTGATAGCAGTGGCTCACCGCGCGAAACTGCGCCATTTGATGTCCTGTGACCTCTATCTTTTCTTCAGGTATAGGCCACGCCACCATCACGTTCCCGGTATAGCCGGCCTTACGGTGGTTGAGGATCGCGGCAAAGCGACGCATGATGTTTCGCCGTAAAAGTTCTTGGGCGCCGGCCAACAGTGCCTCAACTTCCAGTCCGCACTGCCGGGCGACCTCGCGAAACGGCTCCTCTGCGAGCGCCAGATCATGTTGCAGAACTCGTACGATCTGGCGCTCCGTAGGATTTAAGCAATACCCGGTAGCGTGGCCGTTACCCGCGAAGAAATTGCCCTTTTCCTTGCGCGTACCTGTACCTTCAGCGTCCATATCCAGGCGCACCCCGATCTTGAAGACTCTGAGCGTCGGAAAAAGCCGTACCGCGTCAGCGCCTGTATCTCGCGCTAAAACGGCTACGCTACCCTCAAGCCCGAGTTGGCTTTCAGACTCAACCGCGAGGGTAAACCATACATTATACGGAAAACACGCCTCAGGCGTGTAGCCGCTGGAGAATACGCACGAACGCAGGTAGTTGTGGCTTACGCCCGGATGAGCGTTAATCCAGACGGCAGCCTGGTCAATACGCTCCTCACGCAATCGGAATCCGACCAGCGATGACCGATAGCCAAGGCGCGACGTGTCGAAGATGGCGCCGATGTTCCGGATGAGGCTTTCGGCTTTGAGTCGGGCAACACGCCCGAGCACATCGCCTTCGGTCAGTCCCAGGCCTTCGCCGAGGGCACGGTAAGGGCGCTCCACAAGTGGGATACCGGCCTGTATAGCGTCCAACAATTTACCGTCAATTGTGTCTATCCCGACCACTGGAATCCCTCACCTTTTGTCACCCGAACTTGCGCACTCGGGTGGCGATCATGACAGGGGAATACCCTCGACTTGCTTCGGATCCTTTTACTCTGGTCTCTTCTCTTCCTGAGACGGAACGGCCGGGAACGCCTTCACTGACAGGTCTTGGCCAATATGACATTGCAGGCAAAAATCATTACGCGTAGGATGTGGAGTGATTGGAGCCCCGATCATCCCGATTCCGTGGCATGCCAGGCACATTCCTTTCCTCGCTTCCGCATCGTGGGGGATCAAAGGCGGGGCGCCTTCATAGGCGCGAGGCAGTCTCTTGCTGCCTTGTTGGGGAGCAACCTGCTCGGAGAATGCGCTCCCACTCAGAGTAGTCAGTAAACCAAAGAGGAAAATCCAGAAGAAGATTGTTTTGAGTGGCTTCATGATCATCCTCTACGCCTTCTCGATCCGAACCGCGCATTTCTTAAAGTCCGGCTGCTTGGAAATAGGATCGTAGGCATCAAGCGTCACCAAATTGATGAGGACATTTTCGTCGAAGAAAGGTACAAAGACCACGCCTTTCGGAACCGTGTTTCTTCCGTTCACCTGGGCCTTGGCGATGACCTCTCCGCGACGCGATTGAACGCGGACCGGATCCCCGGTCTTGATTCCCAAGGCGCCCGCGTCCTCGGCGTTGATCCACACGGGAGCAAAGGGGGCGGCACGGTGAAGCTCAAGAACTCTCCTTGTAATGGTCCCTGTATGCCAGTGCTCAAGGACGCGACCTGTCGTGAGCCACAAAGGATATTTCTCATCGGGCTGCTCGGCTGGTGGCTCATAGGGTCGTGCCCAGATCACGGCGCGACCATCAGGCTGGCCGTAAAAACGGACGCCCTCGCCTTTCTTGACGTACGGGTCGAAGCCCTCCCTGTAGCGCCACCGCGTTTCTTTTCCCTCGACAACCGGCCAGCGCAGTCCGCCACGGACCTTCGCGTATACATCATAGGGCGCAAGATCTTTTCCAGACCCCAGGCCGAATTTTCGATACTCCTCAAAGAGTGCTTTTTGCAGGGGCTCCTCGCCGTAGGCGAACAGGTGTCCCATATCAAGACGCTTAGCTAGTTCGACGATCTGCCAGAGATCGTCCTTCGCTTCGCCGGGTGGATCTACCATCTTAAACCAGTGCTGCGTGCGTCGCTCGGTGTTACCAAACATCCCCTCCTTTTCGACCCACATGGCCGATGGAAGGATGAGATCGGCATGCCGAGCGGTTTCGCTGGGATACACCTCGGAGACCACGATAAACCGCTCGCCTCCCTTTCGCGCACCCTTGCGATAGCGACCCACATGCGGGAGAGTCTGAAAGGGGTTGGTGGTGTTGATCCACATGACCTTAATATCGCCGCGATCCAGGGCGCGAAACATCTCCATGGTGTGATAGCCGGGCCTGGGTGAAATCTTCTCAACCGGGACATTCCAAATTTGCGCTGTTTTTTTCCGATGCTCTGGATTCGCGACAAACATACCGCCAGGAAGCGTGTGGGAGAGTACACCTGCTTCTCGCGTGGTCCCGCATGCTGAAGGCTGCCCGGTCAGCGATAAGGGACTGTTGCCGGGCTCGGCGATTTTGCCGGTCAGGAGGTGAAGGTTATATACAAGGTTGTTGATCCAGGTGCCGCGAACGTGTTGGTTAAAGCCCATCGTCCAACAGGACACGGCCTTCCGTTTGGGGTCGCCCAAGAGCCGGGCAATCTGACGAATCGTATCTGCCGGGAGGCCGGAAAGTTTTTCAGCATATTCCGGTGTGTAGGTTTCCAGGAATGTTTTGTACTCCTCGAAACTTATCGGTTGAGCCTTGTCGGTAAAAGGTTTGTAGGTTTTCCAACTGGTTTCAGAAGCGCCGCCATACTCAAAGTTATCCTCTACGCCATAGCCGATCTCTGTCAGCCCCTTTTTGAAGGTGACATGCTTCTGAATAAATGCCTCGTTTATGAGCCCTTCTTTCACGATGACATGCGCCATGGCATTCGCGAGGGCGAGGTCTGAGTGGGGCTTGAAAATAGCCACGATATCTGCGGGCTGATCGCTGCTGCGGTTCAGAAAGGTTTGCAGGCTGACGATCTTGACGTTCGCATCCTGGTGCTTCCGCTCCATCATCCGCGAGTAGAGGATCGGATGCGCCTCAGCAAAGTTAGAGCCCCAAATAAAAAAGGTATCGGTGAGTTCAATATCGTCGTAACACCCCATGGGCTCATCCATGCCAAAGGTCGAGAAGAAACCGGCCACGGCCGAGGCCATGCAGAGGCGCGGATTGCCCTCAAGGTTGTTAGAGCCAATCCCTGCCTTCATCAGTTTATTGATGGCGTAGCCTTCAAAGACCGTGGTTTGACCAGAGAAGTATGCGGCAACTGACTCTGGGCCATGCGCTTGGATAGCCCCCTTAAACTTGGAGGCCATGATATCCAACGCCTGGCTCCAAGAGATCTCGACAAACTTGTTGCCCTGGCGAAGCAGCGGCACCTTATAGCGGTCACGGCCATAGAGAATCTTGGGAAGACTATAGCCTTTGATGCAGAGGAGGCCACGATTGACGGGAACCTCCGGATCTCCCTTGACAGCCACCACCTTACCTTTTCGAAGACCCACCAGCACGCCGCATCCGACGCCACAGAAGCGACAGGGGCTCTTCTCCCAGGACTCTGCCGCCGCCTCGGCAGCCTCCGCTTGACCCACAGATCCAGGGAGTATTGCGCCAGAGGCGGAGACGATTGCCGCACCTGCTCCCGCCAAGGTCTTTAAAAGCTCTCTACGAGAAAGTTTCATAGTTGACCTCTGTTGTCCAGATTAGCCGAAAACCGGCACCGTAATCTCTCACATCCCGAACTTGTGTGCCCGATTGGTAAAAAAGATCCCGGAGGGATGATCCGCCGGGAACTCCTTCAACACCGTAAAGGTCGCCGTATCGTAGACAACCACTTTGCCGCCGTCCATGAGAGAGACGTATGCAGCCTCTCCCTTGGGCGTGAACTGCGGGTGTGTGGCCCCTGGCCCGGGATTGAGCGTCTTGACAACCTTCATGCTGTCAACGTCAATGACATCGATCAGGTCCCCGTTTTTGCCAATAATGTCCACCCAGACCTGCCGTCCGTCAGGCCGCACTACGGTGTACAGCGCGGTGCCGCTGATCGGTATGGGCGTAAGCGGCGTCCAGTCGAGCGATGAATACACCAAGGCAACCTCACGCTTGAGCGCAGGAAGAAAAGCCAGCCTTCCAGTAAGAGCCCAGCCTTTGAGGTGTGGAATCTTCCACAGCGGAACCTCGGGACCTTTACCTTGCTCGGCAAGGATCGGAGCGACCCGCTCGAGCTTCCACGTGTCGAGGAGTCCCATCCAGTTCGAGTCCAAAAAACCCGCGAGGTAGTAGCGCCCGTCCGGACTTATCAGAGCGTCGTAGGGTGTCTTCCCAACATCGGTGAACTTGCGGATGACCGGAAACTCTTTTTTCCCCGCATCCACAACCCATACACTGTTGGCGTCCATCAGGGAAAACACAAGCAGATTCCCTGGCGCGTCGACTAACCCCGCTACCCGTGACGGAACCTCCTTTCCGCTCGCATCCGTGTGCAGTGCCGGGATCGTCTTCACCAGCTCTAGCGTGCCGGCATCCAGAATGCGCACCTCGCCGGGAATGTAATTGCTGAGCGCCACGTACTTGCCATCCTGGCTGATGACGCCGCCGACGGACAATCCCCCTGCGTTCACCTGCTTGACGAGCTTGAGAGTCAAGAGGTCAATCTTCGATACCTGGGCCTCGCGACCGATGACGTAGGCATAGCGTGCATCCGGGGAAAATTTCACCGTCGCATGGG
Coding sequences:
- a CDS encoding molybdopterin-dependent oxidoreductase, with the protein product MKLSRRELLKTLAGAGAAIVSASGAILPGSVGQAEAAEAAAESWEKSPCRFCGVGCGVLVGLRKGKVVAVKGDPEVPVNRGLLCIKGYSLPKILYGRDRYKVPLLRQGNKFVEISWSQALDIMASKFKGAIQAHGPESVAAYFSGQTTVFEGYAINKLMKAGIGSNNLEGNPRLCMASAVAGFFSTFGMDEPMGCYDDIELTDTFFIWGSNFAEAHPILYSRMMERKHQDANVKIVSLQTFLNRSSDQPADIVAIFKPHSDLALANAMAHVIVKEGLINEAFIQKHVTFKKGLTEIGYGVEDNFEYGGASETSWKTYKPFTDKAQPISFEEYKTFLETYTPEYAEKLSGLPADTIRQIARLLGDPKRKAVSCWTMGFNQHVRGTWINNLVYNLHLLTGKIAEPGNSPLSLTGQPSACGTTREAGVLSHTLPGGMFVANPEHRKKTAQIWNVPVEKISPRPGYHTMEMFRALDRGDIKVMWINTTNPFQTLPHVGRYRKGARKGGERFIVVSEVYPSETARHADLILPSAMWVEKEGMFGNTERRTQHWFKMVDPPGEAKDDLWQIVELAKRLDMGHLFAYGEEPLQKALFEEYRKFGLGSGKDLAPYDVYAKVRGGLRWPVVEGKETRWRYREGFDPYVKKGEGVRFYGQPDGRAVIWARPYEPPAEQPDEKYPLWLTTGRVLEHWHTGTITRRVLELHRAAPFAPVWINAEDAGALGIKTGDPVRVQSRRGEVIAKAQVNGRNTVPKGVVFVPFFDENVLINLVTLDAYDPISKQPDFKKCAVRIEKA
- the ahbA gene encoding siroheme decarboxylase subunit alpha, with the translated sequence MVGIDTIDGKLLDAIQAGIPLVERPYRALGEGLGLTEGDVLGRVARLKAESLIRNIGAIFDTSRLGYRSSLVGFRLREERIDQAAVWINAHPGVSHNYLRSCVFSSGYTPEACFPYNVWFTLAVESESQLGLEGSVAVLARDTGADAVRLFPTLRVFKIGVRLDMDAEGTGTRKEKGNFFAGNGHATGYCLNPTERQIVRVLQHDLALAEEPFREVARQCGLEVEALLAGAQELLRRNIMRRFAAILNHRKAGYTGNVMVAWPIPEEKIEVTGHQMAQFRAVSHCYQRPIYPEWPFTLFTMVHQKSREACEETVAEISRETGIGDYAMLWTTREFKKVRLKYFTEDYAAWEEKAVAR
- a CDS encoding S-adenosylmethionine:tRNA ribosyltransferase-isomerase, with amino-acid sequence MSNPLRTADFDYILPPDLIAQAPAPERDRSRLLVLDRNTGVLQHRIFRDLPEYLLPGDLLVVNEAKVIPARLFGRSERRHLIEVLLLCEVEADPDLKRAGTSCWEALVKPSRQVRTGDRLALADETITAEVIEKRGEGRHLLKLAYDGKLADLLWQFGQMPVPPYIKRQRSAISSQQSAKDDLTSPYPIPYPLDPVLLDRERYQTVYAKHEGAIAAPTAGLHFTPELIETLTRQGVAVAPITLYVGPGTFRPIRVEEVSAHQMESERYIVPEQTALAVKAAKREGRRVIAVGTTTVRALEHAAVDGDVRSGAGATDLFIYPGYRYRCIDALITNFHLPRSTLFMLVSAFAGRDAVLAAYCEAIALRYRFYSYGDAMLIV
- a CDS encoding nitrate reductase cytochrome c-type subunit → MIMKPLKTIFFWIFLFGLLTTLSGSAFSEQVAPQQGSKRLPRAYEGAPPLIPHDAEARKGMCLACHGIGMIGAPITPHPTRNDFCLQCHIGQDLSVKAFPAVPSQEEKRPE
- a CDS encoding cytochrome D1 domain-containing protein, which produces MERRTVVPSRSPRSTKAFLFLLILGLPLLSSCSRLAIQSSANDPRWGTASLVVVVERLAGSVLVIDSSRHELLGRISGLGNLTHATVKFSPDARYAYVIGREAQVSKIDLLTLKLVKQVNAGGLSVGGVISQDGKYVALSNYIPGEVRILDAGTLELVKTIPALHTDASGKEVPSRVAGLVDAPGNLLVFSLMDANSVWVVDAGKKEFPVIRKFTDVGKTPYDALISPDGRYYLAGFLDSNWMGLLDTWKLERVAPILAEQGKGPEVPLWKIPHLKGWALTGRLAFLPALKREVALVYSSLDWTPLTPIPISGTALYTVVRPDGRQVWVDIIGKNGDLIDVIDVDSMKVVKTLNPGPGATHPQFTPKGEAAYVSLMDGGKVVVYDTATFTVLKEFPADHPSGIFFTNRAHKFGM
- the tgt gene encoding tRNA guanosine(34) transglycosylase Tgt, encoding MTFELLKIDAATGARRGRLRTPHGAVETPAFMPCGTGGAVKALTPHELETEGVQMALCNTYHLYLRPGHRLIEELGGLHRFMAWSGSILTDSGGFQVYSLAPLRQISEEGVSFRSHLDGSLHFLSPELAIEVQKSLGADIIMPLDECAPYPSTTDYLQRSLGLTLKWAERSRVAHLNGQPALFGILQGGTDKALREQAATALQKIGFDGYALGGLAVGEPKAVMYETVAHTTPLLPVDRPRYLMGVGTPEDLVESVMRGVDMFDCVMPTRHGRTGSLFTSQGRINIKGAAHASDERPLDPACDCYTCRHFSRAYLRHLFMAGEILGLRLNTLHNLHFYLTLMQQIRQAIEDGSLTAFRTRFLEEAGTLNRDETVA
- the yajC gene encoding preprotein translocase subunit YajC, which translates into the protein MGMAFAQDATPGGPPSGMLGALITPIAIFVVFYFLMIRPQQKKSREQKDMLENLKTGDEIISTGGLYGTIVKFGDNDRVKVKIAENVTIEIARSALTGKVTTTTEVAKS